One Urocitellus parryii isolate mUroPar1 chromosome 9, mUroPar1.hap1, whole genome shotgun sequence DNA segment encodes these proteins:
- the Mdh2 gene encoding malate dehydrogenase, mitochondrial, translated as MLSALARPAGAALRRSFSTSAQNNAKVAVLGASGGIGQPLSLLLKNSPLVSRLTLYDIAHTPGVAADLSHIETRAKVKGYLGPDQLPDCLKGCDVVVIPAGVPRKPGMTRDDLFNTNATIVATLAAACAQHCPEAMICIISNPVNSTIPITAEVFKKHGVYDPNKIFGVTTLDIVRANTFVAELKGLDPARVSVPVIGGHAGKTIIPLISQCTPKVDFPQDQLTALTGRIQEAGTEVVKAKAGAGSATLSMAYAGARFVFSLVDAMNGKEGVVECSFVKSQETECTYFSTPLLLGKKGLEKNLGIGKVSSFEEKMIAEAIPELKASIKKGEDFVKNMK; from the exons AACAATGCTAAAGTAGCCGTCCTTGGGGCCTCTGGAGGAATTGGGCAGCCCCTCTCACTACTCCTGAAGAACAGCCCCCTTGTGAGTCGACTGACCCTCTATGACATCGCTCACACACCTGGGGTGGCTGCAGATCTGAGCCACATCGAGACCAGAGCAAAAGTGAAAG GCTACCTCGGACCTGACCAGCTGCCAGACTGTCTGAAAGGCTGCGACGTGGTGGTGATTCCAGCCGGAGTCCCCAGAAAACCAG GCATGACACGGGATGACCTGTTCAACACCAATGCAACAATTGTGgctaccctggctgctgcctgTGCCCAGCATTGCCCCGAAGCCATGATCTGCATCATTTCCAATCCG GTTAACTCCACCATCCCAATCACAGCAGAAGTTTTCAAGAAACATGGAGTGTACGACCCCAATAAGATCTTTGGTGTGACAACCCTGGACATTGTCAGAGCCAACACTTTTGTTGCAGAGCTGAAG GGTTTGGATCCAGCTCGGGTCAGTGTTCCTGTCATTGGTGGCCACGCTGGGAAGACCATCATCCCCCTGATCTCTcag TGTACTCCCAAGGTGGACTTTCCCCAAGACCAGCTGACAGCACTCACAGGACGGATCCAGGAGGCCGGCACAGAGGTGGTGAAGGCTAAAGCTGGAGCAG GCTCTGCCACCCTGTCCATGGCCTACGCTGGCGCCCGCTTTGTCTTCTCCCTCGTGGACGCGATGAACGGCAAGGAAGGCGTGGTCGAGTGCTCCTTCGTGAAGTCCCAGGAAACTGAGTGCACCTACTTCTCCACGCCCTTGCTGCTGGGG AAAAAGGGCCTGGAGAAGAACCTGGGCATCGGCAAAGTCTCTTCCTTTGAAGAGAAGATGATTGCTGAGGCCATCCCTGAGCTGAAAGCCTCCATCAAGAAAGGAGAAGACTTTGTCAAGAACATGAAGTGA